From a single Terriglobia bacterium genomic region:
- a CDS encoding DUF1254 domain-containing protein has translation MICPVFANAQSQDEAYQIGMEAYVYFYPLVTMDVTRRQMTNIESGKMAGRGPMNTFTHMRTFPAADFKEVVRPNFDTLYSVAWLDLTKEPMIVSVPDTGGRYYLLPILDMWSDVFAVPGKRTSGTTAASFAVVPMGWKGNLPDGVTIIQSPTPYVWIIERTQTNGSSDYDAVHKIQDGFRIAPISQWGKTPVKAVFKSDPTVDMKTPPLEQVNKMPAKDYFRYAAELMKLHPPHVSDWSMVARLRRIGMEPGKSFDWDSLNPAVQDALTRASVAGLKAMYAKLPTLAPVVNGWQMNTDTMGVYGNYYFKRAIIAMVGLGANQPEDAVYPINFGDEDGRPLKGENRYVLHFDKAQLPPVEAFWSLTMYDANGNQVANALNRFALGDRDKLSFNPDGSLDLYIQHENPGPDKESNWLPSPDSGILSITLRLYAPKAPALYGRWTPPAVKLVENPKDRLPE, from the coding sequence ATGATTTGTCCTGTATTTGCCAACGCGCAAAGCCAAGACGAGGCATACCAGATCGGGATGGAGGCCTATGTCTACTTCTACCCGTTGGTAACGATGGATGTAACCCGTCGGCAGATGACGAACATTGAATCCGGCAAGATGGCTGGGCGCGGCCCAATGAACACTTTTACTCACATGCGCACATTCCCAGCTGCCGACTTTAAGGAAGTGGTGCGCCCTAACTTCGACACTTTGTACTCTGTCGCCTGGCTGGACTTAACCAAGGAGCCGATGATCGTCTCTGTGCCCGATACCGGTGGGCGGTATTATCTGCTCCCGATTTTGGATATGTGGAGCGACGTCTTCGCCGTTCCAGGCAAGCGCACCAGCGGCACCACTGCCGCCAGTTTTGCCGTTGTCCCTATGGGCTGGAAAGGCAACCTGCCGGACGGGGTCACGATTATCCAGTCACCCACGCCGTACGTGTGGATCATTGAACGAACCCAGACCAACGGATCTTCGGACTACGACGCGGTCCACAAGATTCAGGACGGCTTTCGCATCGCTCCAATTTCCCAGTGGGGCAAGACACCGGTAAAAGCGGTGTTCAAGTCCGATCCAACCGTGGACATGAAGACCCCGCCGCTGGAGCAGGTGAACAAGATGCCTGCGAAAGATTATTTCCGCTATGCCGCAGAACTCATGAAACTCCATCCGCCACACGTATCCGACTGGTCGATGGTTGCGCGTCTCAGACGCATTGGCATGGAACCGGGGAAAAGCTTCGATTGGGACAGCCTGAACCCGGCTGTTCAAGATGCTCTGACGCGAGCCTCCGTAGCTGGGCTCAAAGCCATGTACGCGAAACTGCCGACACTCGCCCCCGTCGTTAATGGTTGGCAGATGAACACCGACACCATGGGTGTCTATGGAAACTATTATTTCAAGCGCGCCATTATCGCCATGGTCGGTTTGGGCGCTAACCAGCCGGAGGACGCAGTCTATCCAATAAACTTTGGCGATGAAGATGGGAGGCCACTCAAGGGAGAGAACCGGTATGTCCTCCATTTTGACAAAGCACAACTACCTCCGGTCGAAGCTTTCTGGTCTCTGACCATGTACGATGCAAACGGGAATCAGGTGGCAAACGCGCTCAACCGTTTTGCACTCGGCGACCGTGACAAGCTCTCATTCAACCCAGATGGTTCGTTGGATCTGTATATCCAGCACGAGAACCCTGGACCTGACAAAGAATCTAACTGGTTGCCTTCCCCCGATAGCGGGATACTCAGCATAACGCTGCGACTCTATGCGCCGAAAGCGCCTGCACTTTACGGACGCTGGACACCACCGGCAGTAAAACTCGTCGAGAACCCCAAAGACAGGCTTCCGGAATAG